The DNA window TCTCCCTGAGACTTGAAATTGCGGGCGAAATGGCTTAGGGTGCTGGCAGCCGCGATGGCTCCTTGCTCTGGCTGCAGCAAGGCTTCTGTGCTCCTGGTAGGAGCTGCACGCTCCTGCTTAGGTATCGAAATGACAGAGCGAGCGACTTTTTGGAAAGCGGAAGCAGAGGTTTGGGGGTTGGCCAAACGGAAATGTTGTAAACCCGCCGCTCTACAGAGCTTGCCGTGTAGCACAGTGTGCATTTTCTGTTGTCTCTGGCGGAGAATAGTGTTGTCGCCCCTCCGGATCAGTGCTGACAGCATCGTCTTTGCATTTACCACTCATGGAAAGGAAGCCGAGAACTAATAGCAAGAAGTAGAGCTGATAGAAGATAGCATTAAAATAGCTTTCAGCGAGAAGCTTGAGCTCTGATCaccagatattttttatttttttctgctgtggaagGAGTGTGCTCGATGCTGAGTCGCTGCAGACAGCTGAGCTGGGATGCCACGTACTGCTTATATACCACTTGCCCTCCCTGGGCATGCTTGCCTGTACAGCCAGCTGCTCTGTTTTCCTGCCGGGGATTGGCGTGTTGGTCATTTCGATGTTCTTTATTTTAGGATGGTGGCTCTCTGGATCAGGTGTTGAAAGAAGCCAAAAGAATTCCCGAGGAGATCTTGGGGAAAGTCAGTATAGCGGTGAGTTACGGTGGCTCTTCAGGCTTCCAGAAAGGATTGGCTGGGCACGGTTTTGGGAATAATGCTTGTGTTGCCTTAGGAAGCTTTCTTTGTTTCCCCATACGCGTTGTCCTATCCTGACCTAGGGCAGGAGGCCATGGTGTGTGcgagaggggagggggaaagcatATTCCCAACCACTCTCCGTAGCTCCGACCCCTTGCCTTGCACTGGCTGGTGTTGGCTTCTCCTGGAGAAGATTTGGGTGAGGCTTTCTCGGGCAGTTAACCCAAGATCTGTGATTGACTTGGTGATAAACTGCAAACCCTGAAACACGTGGACGCTCTGGGGCTGCTTTCCTCGCCGAGCTGCGGTGTGGCAGCACCCCGAGTTTATGCGACGTGTCCTGCCGAAGGGGAAAGCACTTCTCTTCCTAGCTCTGATCTCATCCGGTCTTTGGTTTCCTTCTAGGTCCTGAGAGGCTTGGCGTATCTGAGAGAGAAGCACCAAATCATGCACAGAGGTGAGAGGAGGAACCTAAAAATAACTGCCTGCGGTACAAGAGCCCTGTATTTTGCCTAGAGTCGCGCTTACGCTCTTCTCTCTTGCTGTTGTCAGATGTGAAGCCTTCTAACATCCTGGTTAACTCTCGAGGAGAGATTAAGCTGTGTGATTTCGGGGTCAGCGGTCAACTCATCGACTCCATGGCAAACTCTTTTGTGGGAACTCGGTCCTACATGTCTGTAAGTTCCTTTCAATTTCTGGCTGGGTTACTTTACAATTTGGGTTCGACCCGGCTCTTACAGAATCAGCGTGTAGTGTCCCATTCGCTCACGGTTTTGCTCTGTGTTTCCATCCTCATCCGGACTGCCCCGTTCCTGGTTCACGTTGGGGGTGAGCCCGGTGCTTCGAGGCATTGTCCTGTGCCGGGGAAGCCGACACCTCCGCATCCTCTGGAGGAGTCAGTCAGCTCCAGCCTGTGCCCGGCTAGCAGCAGTGCACGTGGAAGCGCAGCGGAGACTTGCAGGAAAGACGTTTCGGATCCTACAAACACTTCCGTATTTTGTTTTTGGCGAGCGTTTGTGGGTTCAAAAGCATCTTCTCTTTCTGTATGCAAAGTTCTGTCCAAAAAAACTGAGCGCGGCGGGGGCGCACGCACCCCCTCCGCTGCTTTCACCATGTGCACTTGCTGGCAAAATGGGGGGAAACCAGTTTAGTGCAGCTGGGTTTTGGTACAGGCTAATGGGAAATAAAAGCCAAATTGGAGTCAGCCAGTGAGAGTGAACTGGGGGAAGAGCCGATTGTGCCTCTCCTTTAAATGAGAATCGTAATCGGCGTCAGCTCAGCTGCGGACGACAAGAGTGCCCCCGACAATAAAATTACCTCCTGGCCGGCTCCCAGTCCCCAGGTCCTGCTGGCTGAAAGGcagaggggggcggggggggggggggtgtctgctcCCCGCACCGTGCGTGGTCGTGGCTGGGAACGAGCGGTGGGTTATTAGGGAAGCCATCAGACTACGCTTCCGTGCTTAGGTCTGAGCTGCTCTCGTATTTTGGGAATGGTTATTCAAGTACAGTTATAGTTAGACGGTggctatttaaaaacaatatcTCCTTTGCACTCAGCCACTGGGTCTGCACAGCTGACTCAAGCTGCCAGTATGGATGACTtgcattgatttatttatttttcatttttctttttctttttctttcaatggTAGGAGCCTAGGGTGGATTTTCTGCTCCTCAAATTCCTCTTGGGtattaacgggggggggggggggatttttcttaataaatggAGTTCATTAGATCTCAGCACACAGAGAAAGAGATTCCTACTGTGTACTCCGGACTCCGAAGTATAAGCAGCTGTAAATGCTGCTCAACGGTAGCTGTTGATTAGATGCGTACAAGTGTTTTACGTTTGCACGTGATCTTTCTTTTGCATCCCCTTTGCCCGTGACCCCTTTGGGACAGTCTTTTCGCTGGAGGGGTGGAGAGCTGAGATGGAGAGGCCGTCGGGATATCGAGTCTCATCTGTTTAATTTCAGTGCATGATATTTAGGACTTTGCGTATTGATATTCTGTGTCGGTGTGTGTTTCTGTGGTCTTTCCTTCCAGCCCGAGCGGTTGCAGGGCACCCACTACTCGGTCCAGTCCGACATCTGGAGCATGGGTCTGTCGTTAGTGGAGCTGTCTATCGGAAGGTACCCAATCCCCCCGCCAGACTCCAAGGAACTGGAAGCAATATTTGGCCGTCCTGTGGTGGACGGGGCAGAGGGAGAGTCTCACAGCATCTCGCCGCGGGCCAGGCCCCCAGGACGCCCCGTCAGTGGTAGGGGCTGTCGTATGCATTGGAAACAACATGCAGACGTGGGGGAGAAGGGGTCGGGTTTTGTTCGGTGTGGTTGGGTTAGCCAAAGGTCGTTTTGGATGAGGTTGTGGCGGGGAGGTGAGTGTTTCTAGGGAGgcccctctctgcagagcagatggAGCCGTGTCCGTGCTCCACCAGAATCCACTCTACCGCCGAGGTTTGCAATTCCTAACGAAGGCAGGCGGGAGTCTGGTCTCGCATGGGGAGGTGAGGAGATGGCTCTCGGGATGCCAGACACGGTCTATTAAGATTTTTGAAGAGCTCTGTTTATCTGCCTTTAGACCCTGCTGTGTCCCACGAGAAAGCTCAAGCCACGCAGCAAAGCACCCCGTGCTGGGGACGGTGCAGGCTGTTGGGATGTGGACCCCTTGGAGGAGACGCTTTGAGGGACACTCTCACAGCCCACCTTGCTCCTCAGGCTCTGCCCGTGCTGCCGACAGGTTCCTTTCAAGCTAGGGGCAGCTTTTTGGGAACAGCTTTGCTGGGAGCTCTCATAGAAGTACCAAACTGGCACGGGGGTTTGAAGGAGACTCTGCTTGAGCCATTTGCTTGGAAGCAGAAGGCTCTAGAAGCGCTGCCAGCCTGCCACAGCAGATGGGTCTGGTACTCTCCAAATGCTCCAAGCTAGGAAATAAATCTGGACTATAGGCACGGtgaaagaaatctgaaatctCAGAATgcgtttgtttttctctttgttattttttaaccGCGAGTCAGTTCCCAAGTGGGttgcctctgcctctcccagcaAAAGTCCCACAGCACACGTGCTTTTCACACGAGAGGAGGCCCCTCGCTGTCCCCGAACAGCCTCTCACCATTGTTTTTGTCGTCTTAATCACACAGGCCATGGGATGGACAGCCGGCCTGCGATGGCCATCTTTGAACTGCTGGATTATATAGTTAATGAGGTGGGTATTTCTTTACCGTCGGCTCTGCCGGGCTTCCCTGAGGTACCACAGTGTCGTGTCCGCTCTGCTGTGTCAGGGTGGGCTCCGAAACCTTCGCTTGAACCGGGGCTTTTCAACAGAGAGCCCCTCTGGGCTGCACTGAcgtcctttccttctcccctgtTCCCTCTTCCCATCTCTTTGTATCGCAAAAGTATCTCTGGTTTTGGAATGAGGCTCTGCAGGGGGAAGTTCGTAATACCCTtgaaagaggagagcagagaggggagCTCTTGGCTGTAATGACCTGCTCCTTCTGCAACCGGCCGTTTCAAACGTGCTCCTGCCTAGATCAGCAAAGGATGAACGCTCCCTCTGCGCAGATGCCGAGGTCGTGCACGTTTTCTCAGATGAAGCCCTTTGAATGAGGGTGTGACCAGT is part of the Aptenodytes patagonicus unplaced genomic scaffold, bAptPat1.pri.cur scaffold_650, whole genome shotgun sequence genome and encodes:
- the LOC143174060 gene encoding dual specificity mitogen-activated protein kinase kinase 2; the encoded protein is SGLVMARKLIHLEIKPAIRNRIIRELQVLHECNSPYIVGFYGAFYSDGEISICMEHMDGGSLDQVLKEAKRIPEEILGKVSIAVLRGLAYLREKHQIMHRDVKPSNILVNSRGEIKLCDFGVSGQLIDSMANSFVGTRSYMSPERLQGTHYSVQSDIWSMGLSLVELSIGRYPIPPPDSKELEAIFGRPVVDGAEGESHSISPRARPPGRPVSGHGMDSRPAMAIFELLDYIVNEPPPKLPNGVFTQDFQEFVNKW